One Caldibacillus debilis DSM 16016 genomic window carries:
- a CDS encoding BaiN/RdsA family NAD(P)/FAD-dependent oxidoreductase: protein MIRKTEVLVIGGGPAGLMAAIAAAETGAEVLLVDKGDKLGRKLAISGGGRCNVTNRLPVDEIVKNIPGNGKFLYSAFSIFNNEDIIRFFEKLGVKLKEEDNGRMFPANDDAKSVVNALIRRLKELKVVIQTRTKVIDIEYEKGRVAKVLLQDGGEIRPKAVVVAVGGKSVPHTGSTGDGYPWAEKAGHTITELFPTEVPIVSDEPFIKERKLQGLSLRNAALSVLDPKGKPVITHRMDLIFTHFGVSGPAALRCSQFVVKGMKKWKLSRIEMNLDALPERTEEEIFLDLQEKGREQPKKAVKNLAKEWVPERYAAFLLERCGILPETPFHSLSKEKCREFSRILKNFRFFASGTQPLEKAFVTGGGVSVKEIDPKTMASKKMQGLYFCGEILDIHGYTGGFNITAALVTGRLAGMSAGTYAKE, encoded by the coding sequence ATGATACGGAAAACGGAAGTGCTCGTCATCGGCGGGGGACCCGCCGGTTTAATGGCCGCGATCGCCGCCGCCGAAACGGGGGCGGAGGTGCTCCTCGTCGACAAGGGGGATAAACTCGGCCGGAAATTGGCCATATCCGGGGGCGGACGCTGCAATGTCACCAACCGGCTCCCCGTCGATGAAATCGTAAAAAATATCCCCGGCAACGGAAAATTTTTATACAGCGCCTTTTCCATTTTCAACAACGAAGACATCATCCGCTTTTTTGAAAAACTCGGCGTCAAGCTCAAAGAGGAGGACAACGGGCGCATGTTCCCCGCGAACGACGACGCCAAATCCGTCGTCAACGCCCTCATCCGCCGGTTAAAGGAATTGAAAGTGGTTATCCAAACGAGGACGAAAGTGATCGATATCGAATATGAAAAGGGCCGGGTCGCGAAGGTCCTTTTGCAGGACGGCGGGGAAATCCGGCCGAAGGCGGTCGTGGTCGCGGTCGGGGGAAAATCGGTCCCCCATACCGGTTCCACCGGCGACGGCTATCCGTGGGCCGAAAAGGCCGGCCACACCATTACGGAACTTTTTCCGACGGAGGTGCCCATCGTTTCCGACGAACCTTTTATCAAGGAGCGGAAGCTCCAAGGTCTTTCTTTAAGGAACGCGGCCTTGTCCGTGCTCGACCCGAAGGGGAAACCGGTCATCACCCACCGGATGGACCTCATTTTCACCCATTTCGGGGTCTCGGGTCCGGCAGCGTTAAGATGCAGCCAGTTCGTCGTGAAAGGGATGAAAAAATGGAAGCTTTCCCGGATTGAAATGAACTTGGACGCCCTGCCCGAACGGACCGAAGAAGAAATCTTCCTTGACCTCCAGGAAAAAGGGAGGGAACAACCGAAAAAGGCGGTCAAAAATTTGGCGAAGGAATGGGTCCCCGAACGATATGCCGCCTTTCTGCTGGAACGATGCGGAATCCTTCCCGAAACCCCTTTCCATTCCCTTTCAAAGGAAAAATGCCGGGAATTCAGCCGCATCCTGAAAAACTTCCGCTTTTTTGCAAGCGGGACCCAGCCGCTGGAAAAGGCCTTCGTAACGGGAGGCGGCGTGTCCGTGAAAGAAATCGATCCGAAAACGATGGCTTCCAAGAAGATGCAAGGCCTTTATTTTTGCGGGGAGATTCTTGACATCCACGGCTATACCGGCGGGTTCAACATTACCGCCGCCCTCGTCACGGGCAGGCTCGCCGGGATGAGCGCCGGGACCTATGCGAAGGAATAA